In bacterium, the genomic window CCCATGGAAAAAGCCAATTCACTCCCCGGCCGGTACTGCTGATAACCCGGATCGGTGATCTAGAACCTGTTCTGCCATCCCAGCACCAGTTGACCGGCGTCGTTGTGCAAATGGCCGGTTTCGTTTCTCGCCAGACCGATGACAGCCAGGATATTCATACGGTCCCAGCCGGTGCGCAAAACGGCAGCGTGGGGCAACTCGACCGGCTCCGGGGATGGAAGCGGATTCTGGTCCTGAAAGGCGTGCGCGTGTTCCAGCGCTTCAAACAGAAAGGCGGCGGGCGCCGCCTGCAGCGGCAGTAGATAAGCGAGCGGAATGCCGATGCGGTAATAGTGCACCTGCAGCTCACGCCGCTCCTTTTCAACCTGCAACCGTCGGCGCAACTCGTGCTCAAGCTCCTTTAGCCGCCAGGGCTCGAGTCCGGACAAAAGAGGCCGCATCAGCTCCGGCGCTGATGGGTTTGAACCCGGATTAACCGCCGGTGAGGTAAAGTGCGCGCCAGGTTCTTTTTGCAGCATCCCAGCTGCAGGGCAACAACCACGCCGACCGACAGCGCCATCCCTGTTTTTCTTCCGCGGTATGCTGCCATCTTGTAGAGTCCCTATCGGCCAAGTGTGTCGATTCAGCAGCGGCGAATGCCACGCTGCCGGCAGCGTTCCAGCCGCCGGGCCAAGATAGACTCTTACAGACCCCACCCTTTGTTCGGCTGGGGTCCCATTTCAAAAATCAGCTCGCCGCCCTGGACGATCGCCTTGTGGGTGATCGATGACTGGGTATAGGCGCGGCCGTTTAACGTTGCTGATTGAATATAAATGTTCTCCGCGCTCAACTTGTTGGCACGAATGGTGAACTGCCGACCGGGATAAATTTTTTCGTCCAAGCGGATCGATACGCGGTCAAAGACCGGCGCGGTCAGCTGATAGACCGGTGAGCCCGGACAAACGGGAAAAAGCCCCATGGCGCTGAGGACATACCAGGCGGCCATACAGCCGTAATCGTCATCCATTTCGAGCAGATAGCCATCGGGCGTGGCCTTGTAGATGCGGTCGAAAATCGGCGTCGGGTAAAACTCGTGCGTCCCATAGCGATGGGTCATGGGTTGCGTGAGCAGAGTACGGACCCATTTTTGCGTCAGCCAGGGGGCGCCGGCCATATTGAATAAAAAGGGGGCATGGATGTCGGGCTGGTTGCCGGCCTGATAAAGATGGTTGCTGAAAAAATAGTCCAGATCGCGGACGAACCGCTCTCTCCCCCCCATCATTTCGATCATGCCCGGCACATCATGGGGCACGAACCATCGCCACTGCCAGGGAGATCCTTCGTACATATATTTCTCCCGGTTGACCGCGGGATCATCGGGAAAATCGAGCCACGATCCGTCTGCAGCGCGCGCACGTAGAAAGCCGATGCGGGAATCCCAGGTGTTGCGGTAGTAACCGGCACGGCGCATAAAGTAATCGTACTCCTGCGTACGACCGGCTTTGGCCGCCATCTGCGCCACACACCAGCTGTCGTATGCATATTCGAAGGTCTGATCAGGCCGCGCCGGAATATAGCCGATCCGGTCGTACTCTTCCGGCATCTGAGTCATCGTTTCGCTGCGCATGCCCTGATACGTGCTCTCTATTTCCTCGCGAACAATTCCTTTTTCATAGGCATCGAGCACTACAGTGAGCATGTGTTCATGCCGGCAGGTGAGAAAAGGCCTGAATCCGTTTTTACCGCTCACGGAAAAACCTCCCACGTGGGGCTCGTGTTTGGGATTGCTGTAGCTCCAGTAATCCGCACAGTGCCGGTAGAGATGCTGAATCGAGTGAACCACGTTTTTAAACGTAGCCGGATCCACCAGACTCATCAGCGGAAACTTGGTGCGGTAATCGTCCCAAAAGGCGTAATTGTCATGAAAGAGGAATCCCTCTGCCTGGTGCACCTGCTGATCGAATCCCAGATATTTGCCGTTCACATCGGTGATGTTGGAGGGCTGCTGGCAAGAGTGATACAACGCGGTATAAAAGATCTTTTTATATTCTTCATCCCCGTCGATCTCGACTCTATCAAGGATCTTGCTCCAGCGCTCCCTGGCTGCCTGGGCTGTGGCGCTGAAATTCCAATGAGGAATTTCGCTCTGCAGATTGAGCCGCGCCTGCTCCTCGCTGATCACGGAAAATCCTATCTTGAGCAAAAGGGGCTCATCGGCAGAGGTGTGAAAATCGAATAGCGCGCCGGCACGCCCCGCCTCGCATTGCCGTAGCCCCGAATGCAGGACCGTGTCCCAGGTAGCGAAGGAAAGAAAAGGCTTGTTGAAACAGGCCCAGAAATGGATGGCGCTGGGATGTGTCCAGAGGGTTCCAGAAAAGGCATTATCGCCGGCCACCGTAATGCGTGAGCGCCGGACAAACGCACTGCTCCCCGGATCGAATAAAACATGCGCGTCCTCGCTCTCGGGGAAATGATAACGATGAAAACCGCAGTGCGTCGAGGCGGTCAAGGCGATCTCTATGTCCTCGTCAGCCAAAGTAACCTGGTAAAGCCCGGCTGTCGCTTTTTCGCTGCGTTTGTCGATGGCAACGGCCGTTTTACTGCGATCGATCTCCGGCCGATCCACCGCGGGCAGAACAGAGGCGATCCATCCCCGGTCATACACCTGAGTGCCGCCGCTGCTCTCCTTACGAATATGGCTAAAGCCCCGAATCAGCGTGTCGGCGTAATTATACCCAGAATGGGCCCAATGGCCGCTGCCGGTCAGACTGCTGGGATAGGTGTCAGGCCCTAATTTGACCATGCCGAACGGGACGACCGCTCCGGGGAACAGGTGGCCGTGGTCGCCCAGCGTGCAGATAAAGGGATCGATATAGTCGACATTCTCCTTCCGCTCCAGCCGGCTGCACCCAAGCGCAACCAACGCTGCGCACGTCACCCCCAGCAACAGATATGAGTATCGTATCATTATACCTCCAGGGTCTCAGAGATCGGTTCGATCCTAATAAAGGTTTATTATTCCATCACGATATCTTTGACGCCGATTTCGCCTTTTTTCAGCGGCAGGGAGATAAGTTTCCCTCCCGGAGGCCAATGGCGGTGATAGCCTGCGTCGCCGGTGACATGGCCGTACACCAGCAGAATGCCGCCGTGATATTTACCCCAATAGTTGTTGTCGTGATCATGGCCGCAAAAACAGGCCTGGACATTGCCCTGGTCGAGAAAGGCCCGATACACCGAACCGTCGTCCTCCTCCAGACAGACGGTTTCATGCAACTCGCCTGACTTGACCAGAGTCGAGTCCTGCCAGAGATCATGGTACTGTTTGAGCGGAATGTGAAAGAACACGGCGGCCGGCACGACGGTCTTGTACTCCGCCCGGCTTTTCAGCGACTGCGCACGAAACCATTCCAGCTGGTTTTTTTTAATCGATTTGTTGCCGCGTTCCGATCCACTGTCAAACGCATATATTTGCCAGACCGGGATCGGCGTCTTATCAACAAACACATCGATGCGGTAATCGCACTTGAATTGTCCGGTGTCAGGATTG contains:
- a CDS encoding glycoside hydrolase family 92 protein produces the protein MIRYSYLLLGVTCAALVALGCSRLERKENVDYIDPFICTLGDHGHLFPGAVVPFGMVKLGPDTYPSSLTGSGHWAHSGYNYADTLIRGFSHIRKESSGGTQVYDRGWIASVLPAVDRPEIDRSKTAVAIDKRSEKATAGLYQVTLADEDIEIALTASTHCGFHRYHFPESEDAHVLFDPGSSAFVRRSRITVAGDNAFSGTLWTHPSAIHFWACFNKPFLSFATWDTVLHSGLRQCEAGRAGALFDFHTSADEPLLLKIGFSVISEEQARLNLQSEIPHWNFSATAQAARERWSKILDRVEIDGDEEYKKIFYTALYHSCQQPSNITDVNGKYLGFDQQVHQAEGFLFHDNYAFWDDYRTKFPLMSLVDPATFKNVVHSIQHLYRHCADYWSYSNPKHEPHVGGFSVSGKNGFRPFLTCRHEHMLTVVLDAYEKGIVREEIESTYQGMRSETMTQMPEEYDRIGYIPARPDQTFEYAYDSWCVAQMAAKAGRTQEYDYFMRRAGYYRNTWDSRIGFLRARAADGSWLDFPDDPAVNREKYMYEGSPWQWRWFVPHDVPGMIEMMGGRERFVRDLDYFFSNHLYQAGNQPDIHAPFLFNMAGAPWLTQKWVRTLLTQPMTHRYGTHEFYPTPIFDRIYKATPDGYLLEMDDDYGCMAAWYVLSAMGLFPVCPGSPVYQLTAPVFDRVSIRLDEKIYPGRQFTIRANKLSAENIYIQSATLNGRAYTQSSITHKAIVQGGELIFEMGPQPNKGWGL